Proteins found in one Deltaproteobacteria bacterium IMCC39524 genomic segment:
- a CDS encoding right-handed parallel beta-helix repeat-containing protein: protein MIQRQCLVLIIISLLLPFSVLAGDAKVYRGDQTLFEDTVWDGEILIDGILTVPADTTLEIRPGSRIRFTRFDSNGDGIGEHEIFSQGTIRVQGTESAPVLFTSAEANPRPGDWGAINMMVSEAENLLEFCNVEYGYRGFHAHFAKARLLNSHFIKNVRGAQFQESQVFIEHCRFQDNLNGVQFRDSVVTLRNSVISGSHWGLRCVYSELEMTSCVIENNLVNGANIRDSKLNISSNRITGNRRGLYLQRSKGQVVGNDLSANSEHGIFLEDSDVEVAENRLVENGRAGVRWLNSEGRLARNQISENGVYALINDGSTNVVARNNWWGSAAKKVIAAAVRDGSDRPGMGMVDSRYPLLKPLMQSRKVQ, encoded by the coding sequence ATGATCCAGCGGCAATGTCTCGTTTTGATCATAATCTCACTGCTTCTGCCTTTTTCGGTCTTAGCCGGTGATGCAAAGGTCTACCGAGGAGATCAGACACTTTTTGAAGATACCGTTTGGGACGGTGAGATCCTGATAGACGGAATATTGACTGTCCCTGCCGATACGACGCTGGAAATTCGCCCGGGAAGCCGGATCCGTTTCACCCGTTTTGACAGTAACGGTGATGGCATCGGCGAGCATGAAATTTTTTCTCAGGGCACGATAAGGGTTCAGGGTACAGAGTCCGCGCCTGTTCTTTTCACTTCAGCTGAAGCCAACCCCCGTCCGGGAGACTGGGGTGCGATAAACATGATGGTGAGTGAGGCAGAGAACCTTTTGGAATTCTGCAATGTCGAATACGGTTACCGGGGATTTCACGCGCATTTTGCAAAAGCGCGCTTGCTCAACAGTCATTTTATAAAGAATGTTCGTGGTGCACAATTCCAGGAATCTCAGGTATTTATCGAACATTGTCGCTTCCAGGACAACCTTAACGGGGTGCAGTTCAGAGACAGTGTCGTCACTTTGCGAAACTCGGTTATCTCAGGGAGTCACTGGGGCTTGCGTTGCGTCTACAGTGAACTGGAGATGACCTCCTGCGTGATTGAAAATAACCTGGTTAATGGTGCGAATATCAGAGACAGCAAGCTAAATATCAGCAGTAATCGGATCACCGGAAATCGTCGAGGGCTTTACTTGCAGAGAAGTAAAGGGCAGGTGGTTGGCAATGATCTTTCTGCCAACAGCGAGCATGGCATTTTTCTTGAAGACTCAGATGTTGAAGTCGCTGAAAACCGTCTTGTTGAGAATGGTCGAGCTGGTGTTCGCTGGTTGAACAGCGAAGGACGCCTGGCACGCAACCAGATCTCTGAAAACGGTGTCTATGCGCTTATAAATGATGGCTCTACCAACGTTGTTGCCCGTAATAACTGGTGGGGCTCTGCTGCTAAAAAAGTTATTGCGGCAGCGGTGCGTGATGGCTCGGATCGGCCGGGAATGGGGATGGTTGATAGCCGTTATCCATTGCTGAAACCGTTAATGCAGAGCCGCAAAGTGCAATAA
- a CDS encoding right-handed parallel beta-helix repeat-containing protein has translation MVQADDLVPEYSGAYAQDLVWENAVTMSGDVLILKGGSLTIRPGTQVNVLPAEGTKIDPEYLSSQTELLVRGKLEILGTDDAPVRFVLIERNDLEEIAWSGITLDSAAQSRILHTELERADIAIRVVASSPEIKSNKITRCRYGIVMQQQSHPKILDNLLSDGEGGIFCWKGSNPFLSGNTIQDHDEEAIFVDIDSRPRFDRNFVSGNAIGLALYPRDLPLDSVSVTDNVENIRFLGRQGEGVVE, from the coding sequence ATGGTGCAGGCCGATGATCTGGTGCCTGAATATTCTGGTGCTTATGCGCAAGATCTCGTTTGGGAGAACGCTGTCACCATGTCAGGTGATGTCCTGATCCTGAAGGGGGGATCCTTGACGATTCGCCCCGGCACGCAGGTTAACGTGCTCCCGGCAGAAGGGACGAAAATTGATCCGGAATATCTTTCTTCGCAAACGGAGCTGCTTGTGCGCGGCAAGCTGGAAATCCTGGGAACGGATGATGCTCCGGTGCGCTTTGTCTTGATTGAACGAAACGATTTGGAGGAGATTGCCTGGTCAGGAATTACACTGGACAGCGCAGCACAAAGTCGTATTCTGCACACCGAACTGGAGCGCGCCGATATTGCTATCCGTGTCGTCGCTTCTTCCCCGGAGATCAAAAGCAACAAAATCACTCGATGCCGCTATGGCATCGTGATGCAACAGCAGAGTCATCCTAAAATTCTTGATAACCTGCTATCTGACGGGGAAGGTGGCATCTTCTGCTGGAAAGGCTCCAACCCTTTCCTGTCGGGCAATACGATTCAAGATCACGATGAAGAAGCGATTTTTGTTGATATCGACAGCCGACCCCGGTTTGACCGTAATTTTGTCAGCGGCAACGCGATCGGGCTTGCACTTTACCCACGCGACCTGCCTTTAGACTCGGTTTCCGTCACTGACAATGTCGAGAATATCCGGTTTTTGGGCCGCCAGGGGGAGGGCGTCGTCGAATGA